A genomic window from Sorex araneus isolate mSorAra2 chromosome 2, mSorAra2.pri, whole genome shotgun sequence includes:
- the CLDN17 gene encoding claudin-17, translating to MAFYPLQIAGLVLGFFGLVGSLATTLLPQWRVSAFVGSNIIVFERVWEGLWMNCIRQARVRLQCKFYSSLLALPPVLEAARALMCVAVVLSLIALLIGICGMKQIQCTGANDRAKAYLLGTSGVLFIVTGIFVLIPVCWTANIIIRDFYNPAVHVGQKRELGAALFLGWASTAVLFIAGGLLLGFCCCNRKKQRFRYPTPAYSMPHRDTHRNTNMVSKNTTSYV from the coding sequence ATGGCATTTTATCCCTTGCAAATTGCTGGACTGGTTCTTGGGTTCTTTGGCCTGGTGGGGAGCCTGGCCACAACTCTTCTGCCTCAGTGGAGAGTCTCAGCTTTTGTTGGCAGCAACATCATCGTCTTTGAGAGGGTCTGGGAAGGCCTCTGGATGAACTGCATTCGGCAAGCCAGGGTCAGATTGCAGTGCAAGTTCTACAGCTCTTTGTTGGCTCTCCCCCCTGTCCTGGAGGCAGCCCGGGCCCTCATGTGTGTGGCCGTTGTTCTGTCCTTAATTGCTCTGCTTATTGGCATTTGCGGCATGAAGCAGATCCAGTGCACGGGAGCCAATGACAGGGCCAAAGCGTACCTGCTGGGGACTTCGGGGGTCCTCTTTATAGTGACAGGAATCTTCGTTTTGATCCCAGTGTGCTGGACGGCCAATATCATCATAAGAGATTTCTACAACCCCGCCGTCCACGTCGGTCAGAAGCGAGAGCTGGGCGCCGCGCTGTTTTTGGGCTGGGCCAGTACTGCAGTGCTCTTCATCGCCggggggctgctcctgggctTCTGCTGCTGTAACAGAAAGAAGCAGAGATTCCGATACCCGACCCCTGCCTACAGTAtgccacacagagacacacacaggaacacgAACATGGTTAGTAAGAACACCACCAGTTATGTCTAA